A portion of the Candidatus Pristimantibacillus lignocellulolyticus genome contains these proteins:
- a CDS encoding carbohydrate ABC transporter permease: protein MRLSASDKVVRTIIYILLAILTFITFYPFWNSFVISINTGSDTALGGLTFWPRDFTLENYKVVFQEKNIYNAYLITILRTVLGTLLSMFFTALFAYGLSKKGIVFKRFYTLFAIFTMFFNGGLIPYFIIVYSLNLYNTFLFLLLHGMISVYNMIIFRTFFSQLPDGLEESARIDGCSNFGVFFKIVLPVSGPVIATLSLFTAVTLWNDWFIPAVFIQNQTLIPLQTLLVQIINAGTTASLMTNLNSYAQSALANTVTVKALQMATMMVATLPIICIYPFLQRYFVKGVLIGSLKE from the coding sequence ATGAGATTATCAGCATCTGATAAAGTTGTACGAACAATAATCTATATTTTATTAGCGATCTTAACTTTCATAACATTTTATCCATTTTGGAATTCTTTCGTCATCTCGATCAACACTGGTTCAGATACTGCACTAGGGGGCCTTACTTTTTGGCCACGAGACTTTACATTAGAAAACTATAAAGTTGTATTCCAAGAAAAAAATATTTACAATGCGTATTTAATTACGATCTTAAGAACGGTTTTAGGTACTTTATTATCAATGTTCTTTACGGCACTATTCGCATATGGTCTATCTAAAAAAGGGATAGTATTCAAACGTTTCTATACGTTATTTGCTATCTTTACAATGTTCTTTAATGGTGGGTTAATTCCATACTTTATCATCGTATATTCATTGAATCTGTATAATACTTTCCTATTCCTATTGTTACACGGAATGATTAGCGTATATAATATGATAATATTCCGAACATTCTTCAGTCAATTACCTGATGGATTGGAAGAATCGGCAAGAATTGATGGTTGTTCTAATTTTGGAGTCTTTTTCAAAATTGTACTTCCGGTATCTGGTCCGGTTATAGCAACTTTGTCGTTGTTCACGGCAGTAACACTTTGGAATGATTGGTTTATTCCGGCAGTATTTATCCAGAATCAGACCTTAATTCCGTTACAAACATTACTCGTACAAATAATTAATGCGGGTACTACAGCTTCGCTAATGACTAATTTGAATAGTTATGCTCAATCTGCATTAGCTAATACGGTAACTGTTAAGGCGTTACAGATGGCTACGATGATGGTAGCGACATTACCGATTATATGTATTTATCCATTCCTACAACGCTACTTCGTTAAAGGGGTATTAATAGGATCTCTAAAAGAATAG
- a CDS encoding helix-turn-helix domain-containing protein, whose translation MYKAVVVDDERFDLEGLRQLIPWEKLNIEVVCWENRPLVALQYIEEHSIDILITDIKMPVLSGLELAKRAQDLNPQLKKCFISGYQDFQFAKQALDLKADGYVLKPVDDNELIAVIENIVNQLTEERNQQEIMAETLVWRRQDSVSQLLQGQTSRLWTESLAKQLGYHYRCNGMAVVIIEIDRGIISIGESERSLKLLTEQCMIFLEQLFHQNNYTLWCKLSSHRLGLIIPYSNDLVIELTKIVELTAAMQKVTITAGFGDQVSDEFTVKQAFEQAQECIHYKMFLGKNRVIAPSMLLPRDDQQTKDIQPILDRMFQATIKYQLVNIYDCIDELFTVVQYADHPQKVYYFATHIALKLQNDLAQMNESFQSLLGWESNNLERIAQFETIYDIQKWLRSTLFEISETLYMRKQKRNYKLFEEIIVYIEERLSGEITLREVANYFAYSPNHLGHLFKETMGSTFNEYVLMRRMEVAKELLRNHKLKVYEVADQIGYKSLTHFSRTFREAIGMTPGEFRKKSG comes from the coding sequence ATGTATAAAGCAGTTGTAGTTGATGATGAACGATTTGATCTAGAAGGTCTACGTCAGTTAATACCATGGGAAAAATTAAATATAGAAGTCGTGTGCTGGGAGAATCGTCCGCTCGTTGCTCTGCAATATATTGAGGAGCATAGTATTGATATCTTGATTACAGACATTAAGATGCCAGTATTAAGTGGTTTGGAACTTGCAAAACGTGCGCAAGACTTGAATCCACAGTTAAAAAAGTGTTTTATTAGCGGATATCAAGATTTTCAATTTGCTAAGCAAGCATTAGATTTGAAGGCCGATGGCTATGTGTTAAAGCCGGTAGATGACAATGAACTAATTGCAGTTATTGAGAATATTGTTAATCAACTGACAGAGGAACGTAATCAACAAGAGATTATGGCAGAAACTTTAGTGTGGCGTAGGCAGGATAGTGTATCTCAATTACTCCAAGGTCAAACTTCACGACTATGGACAGAGTCGCTTGCCAAGCAACTAGGTTATCACTATAGATGCAATGGCATGGCGGTCGTTATTATAGAGATTGATAGAGGCATTATTTCAATAGGAGAAAGCGAAAGAAGTTTAAAGCTTTTAACAGAACAATGCATGATCTTTCTAGAACAATTATTCCATCAAAATAACTATACTTTATGGTGTAAATTATCAAGTCATCGCTTAGGATTAATTATTCCATATAGCAATGATCTAGTAATAGAACTTACCAAAATAGTAGAATTAACAGCAGCTATGCAAAAAGTTACGATCACTGCAGGCTTCGGTGATCAAGTGAGTGATGAATTTACAGTAAAACAAGCATTCGAGCAAGCTCAGGAATGCATTCATTATAAAATGTTTCTTGGCAAAAATAGAGTGATTGCACCATCAATGTTGTTGCCAAGAGATGACCAACAAACAAAAGATATTCAACCGATACTAGATCGAATGTTCCAAGCCACAATAAAGTATCAGCTAGTCAATATTTATGATTGTATTGATGAGTTATTTACTGTGGTTCAATATGCTGATCATCCACAAAAAGTTTATTATTTTGCTACTCATATTGCACTAAAATTGCAAAATGATCTAGCACAAATGAATGAAAGTTTTCAAAGTTTACTTGGTTGGGAAAGTAATAACTTGGAGAGAATTGCACAATTTGAAACGATATACGATATACAAAAATGGCTAAGAAGTACATTGTTTGAAATATCAGAAACGTTATATATGCGCAAACAGAAAAGAAATTATAAATTATTCGAAGAGATTATTGTTTATATCGAAGAACGTCTTTCAGGCGAAATTACGTTGCGAGAAGTTGCGAACTATTTTGCCTATTCGCCTAATCATCTTGGTCATCTATTTAAGGAAACGATGGGCTCAACGTTTAATGAATATGTACTTATGCGCCGTATGGAAGTAGCAAAAGAGCTGCTTCGCAATCATAAATTAAAAGTATATGAAGTAGCAGATCAGATCGGTTACAAAAGTCTAACCCATTTTAGTAGAACATTTCGTGAGGCAATTGGGATGACGCCAGGCGAATTTAGAAAGAAGAGCGGATAA
- a CDS encoding sensor histidine kinase — MYRSGKRYIPLRTKLLASYILLILFPIIIIGSYTYYKTASSAEQEMRNNLAVALTQYRTQVDFRVNDIIRSSDAIFEDQVLSRNLSGYYLGGERHRIMTQYILPKMESAVLLPNTEVMISLYLDKPTIGEFYYEEREEDLRDGSRVYGIMYSSRIKDQEWYKNLNLMYDEKLWEQVGVDKQYDNISLLRNLIDYEILKKIGIIKITVKMRDVFEDFDLSNLGEGTKLIVVDHNQQYLYSSDMSEEEYDPSLLQSSEQYLQMTEDIDSVPFQLIALVPKKSLREGSLQVRNITILICFISLLVAVLISFIISKFFTLRFSKLVYSLQAFTEGDFNKRIYYRGQDEFGQISDAFNEMASTIQKQIDELYISKLETKEAELQILHAQINPHFLYNTFSSISRMAKLGEVDKLNEMILKLAKFYRLTLNKGEMIIPISKEIEIIKAYLDIQNLKYGDRIVVTYEIDDLLLEQETVKFILQPFVENVLEHAWYDDQIHIRLAISREEDRIILAIEDNGLGMPEHTIKGIIGTSESAIGYGIRNVDQRIKLHYGAEYGVYIESVVGEGTVIKLMIPYAH; from the coding sequence ATGTATAGATCTGGAAAGCGATATATACCACTTCGGACGAAGCTTCTTGCTTCATATATTTTGCTAATTCTTTTTCCTATTATCATTATTGGTAGTTATACCTACTATAAGACAGCGAGCTCTGCTGAGCAGGAGATGCGCAACAATTTAGCGGTTGCGCTTACACAATATAGAACACAAGTCGATTTTAGAGTGAATGATATTATTCGTAGTTCCGATGCTATATTCGAGGATCAAGTGCTGTCGCGAAATTTATCAGGGTATTATCTGGGCGGGGAACGACATCGGATTATGACGCAATATATATTACCGAAAATGGAATCGGCTGTTTTACTTCCTAACACCGAAGTTATGATCAGTCTATATTTAGATAAACCAACCATAGGAGAGTTTTACTATGAGGAGCGTGAAGAGGATTTACGAGATGGTAGTAGAGTATATGGCATCATGTATTCGTCTCGGATTAAAGACCAGGAATGGTATAAGAATTTAAACCTTATGTATGATGAGAAGTTGTGGGAGCAAGTCGGTGTGGACAAGCAGTACGATAATATATCGTTATTACGTAATCTGATCGACTATGAAATCCTGAAAAAAATTGGAATAATAAAGATAACTGTGAAAATGCGTGATGTATTTGAAGATTTTGATCTTAGTAATTTGGGAGAAGGAACAAAACTAATCGTTGTTGATCATAATCAACAATACTTATATTCAAGTGATATGAGCGAAGAGGAGTATGATCCTAGTCTTTTACAATCTTCCGAGCAATATTTACAGATGACAGAAGATATTGATAGTGTACCCTTTCAACTTATTGCACTCGTACCGAAAAAGTCGTTAAGGGAAGGCTCATTACAAGTTCGAAATATTACGATCCTAATCTGTTTCATTTCGTTACTGGTTGCTGTTCTTATTAGTTTTATCATTTCTAAATTTTTCACACTTCGTTTTTCAAAACTAGTATATTCATTGCAAGCATTCACGGAAGGCGACTTTAACAAGCGAATATATTACAGAGGTCAAGATGAGTTCGGTCAAATATCAGATGCTTTTAATGAAATGGCATCTACTATTCAGAAGCAAATAGATGAACTCTATATTAGTAAACTAGAAACAAAAGAAGCGGAATTACAAATTTTGCATGCGCAAATCAACCCACATTTCCTATACAATACCTTCTCCTCGATTAGTCGAATGGCCAAATTAGGAGAAGTAGACAAATTGAACGAAATGATTCTGAAATTAGCTAAGTTTTATCGTCTAACGCTCAATAAAGGTGAAATGATCATCCCTATCTCTAAGGAAATTGAAATTATTAAAGCATATTTGGATATTCAAAATTTGAAATATGGTGATCGTATAGTCGTTACTTATGAGATCGATGATTTATTATTGGAGCAGGAGACAGTGAAATTTATTCTGCAGCCATTTGTTGAAAATGTGCTAGAGCATGCATGGTATGACGATCAGATTCATATTCGGTTAGCAATTAGTCGTGAAGAAGATCGAATCATTTTAGCAATTGAAGATAATGGACTAGGCATGCCCGAACATACGATTAAAGGAATTATCGGAACGAGTGAGTCAGCAATTGGCTATGGGATACGGAATGTGGATCAACGGATTAAGCTCCATTATGGAGCAGAGTATGGTGTCTATATTGAAAGTGTAGTAGGGGAAGGAACGGTAATTAAATTAATGATTCCGTATGCTCATTGA
- a CDS encoding extracellular solute-binding protein encodes MKNKRVTKLTLLVLLTFSLLLGACSNNSGGNKTTPTPTPQNTQNANNTGEGEGPATATDPRSKVIPVTFSQFVNYDWYTAPTWEERPHGAWITENLQVTMVPEQSNGAAAQKLNGMIVSNTLPDTIVLDKGKDVERLVSAGKLVALDPYLEKYPEFVETIGVETLNMLRSEDGKLYQIPNWYISGDNGNGNAAYLVNKKIYKELGSPSLATWTELEAYLKLVKEKYPDVVPLDAGEVRDGAELQLLGMLYSGAADGNTPTFISPGAGSVFGVPQGDQLVSIYEDKGFADAVLYLNRLFRQNLVTQDLFTQTRDQINEKLRAGKVAVFAAYDSVVEGIGREANNMLKATDPEAGYEVIWPVHQEGVDKNKVYPSGYNTLGWNVNVITTNAKDPEAIFSFMNWATSEEGQRIIFFGPEGLFYDSVEDGVPIPNDAYINRDPKKYDELKIGEFNWYGNTSYIDVVKGKREKLLPEEAQDWTTIAQTTVSFLTSLNITEYSNLDPLPDSEEGIILQRLKDYYKQAIPQMIYAKSDEEVTALLKKAAEETKGLGYQTVLDWKTAKWQENRNLMK; translated from the coding sequence ATGAAAAACAAAAGAGTAACAAAATTAACACTGCTAGTCCTTCTTACATTTTCTTTATTACTCGGAGCATGTAGCAATAATAGCGGTGGTAACAAAACAACTCCAACTCCAACACCTCAGAACACACAAAATGCAAATAATACAGGAGAAGGTGAAGGGCCTGCAACAGCTACTGATCCTAGATCCAAAGTTATTCCAGTAACATTCTCGCAATTTGTTAACTATGATTGGTATACAGCTCCAACTTGGGAAGAGCGTCCACACGGTGCTTGGATTACAGAAAATCTTCAAGTAACAATGGTTCCAGAGCAATCAAATGGAGCGGCAGCACAAAAGCTTAACGGTATGATTGTATCTAATACTCTACCTGATACTATCGTTCTTGATAAAGGTAAAGATGTAGAACGTCTTGTAAGCGCTGGTAAATTAGTTGCACTTGATCCTTACTTAGAAAAATATCCAGAGTTTGTAGAAACAATTGGAGTAGAAACATTGAACATGCTACGTAGTGAAGATGGAAAACTTTATCAAATTCCTAACTGGTATATCAGTGGTGACAATGGTAACGGTAATGCAGCATATCTTGTTAACAAAAAGATTTATAAAGAGTTAGGTTCTCCTAGTCTTGCTACTTGGACTGAGCTAGAAGCTTACTTGAAACTTGTTAAAGAAAAATATCCTGATGTAGTACCTCTTGATGCGGGTGAAGTTCGTGATGGAGCAGAATTACAATTGCTAGGAATGCTTTATAGTGGTGCAGCTGACGGTAATACACCAACATTTATTTCTCCAGGTGCTGGTAGTGTATTCGGTGTTCCACAAGGTGATCAACTCGTCTCAATCTATGAAGATAAAGGATTTGCAGATGCAGTATTGTACTTAAATCGCTTATTCCGTCAAAACCTAGTTACACAAGATTTGTTCACTCAAACACGTGATCAAATTAACGAGAAACTAAGAGCTGGTAAAGTTGCTGTATTTGCAGCTTATGATTCTGTAGTTGAAGGCATTGGTCGTGAAGCGAACAATATGCTTAAAGCAACTGATCCAGAGGCTGGTTATGAAGTAATCTGGCCTGTACACCAAGAAGGCGTAGATAAAAATAAAGTGTATCCTTCTGGATATAACACTTTAGGTTGGAATGTTAACGTAATTACTACAAATGCAAAAGATCCAGAAGCAATCTTCTCATTCATGAACTGGGCTACTAGTGAAGAAGGACAACGTATTATCTTCTTCGGACCAGAAGGTTTATTCTATGATTCAGTAGAAGATGGCGTGCCAATTCCGAACGATGCTTACATTAATCGTGATCCTAAGAAATATGATGAGCTGAAAATCGGTGAGTTCAACTGGTATGGTAATACAAGTTATATTGACGTAGTTAAAGGTAAACGTGAAAAACTATTACCTGAAGAAGCACAAGATTGGACAACAATTGCTCAAACAACGGTATCTTTCTTAACGTCCCTTAATATTACGGAGTATTCTAACTTAGATCCACTTCCTGATTCTGAAGAAGGTATTATTCTTCAACGTTTGAAAGATTACTATAAGCAAGCAATTCCACAAATGATCTATGCCAAATCTGATGAAGAAGTAACAGCGTTGCTGAAAAAAGCAGCAGAAGAAACAAAAGGACTTGGTTATCAGACAGTACTAGATTGGAAAACAGCTAAATGGCAAGAAAATCGTAACCTGATGAAATAA
- a CDS encoding discoidin domain-containing protein, with protein sequence MRMVKVLDLKKKTIFVYGLIVALVVGLFGPVPISKANGTSSLLSMNRSAYASSTEGGLSPQLAVDGNLNSRWSSSWGVDPQWIYIDLGAAATIDRVALHWENSYATAYQIQVSNDEYSWTTIYATEDGDGGIDDITLSGQGRYVRMLGLERNMQAYGYSLFEFSIYGTGGISEPIRELGPNLALNAPAFSSSVEEAWYIPIGSVNPNKVVDGDPNTRWGSIHEDKEWIYVDLGSIKQIGTVILNWEAAGGRAYDLQVSNDANNWTTVYREQRGNGSIDEVPLYVSARYIKMQGIARLTSWGYSLREFEVYEYQAGNPKPSHQIDPLPTPQKVNLGGGSYLTNQIEMPHPKIPEYKDESITGPIASNDWWQSLLISPFGDAIITLPLKSQFSKQGLGVLNPGAGWINQDGSAVTASGAPDLYVMANHINAAKMSNRVSGYSDFAVDTVLSDDTTDKLKITFVKGSPYLYGKVSDANALEIYSSNITKIYDQNGATILLQDGNTVVTDRIGIEITNYEEPVNSAAVKRYYGLFLPAGSTIMKAGGKLKIQLGNNDQYFSLAAMPSEGDLQTFYEHGYAHVVDTNVTYSYDEETSIIETQFNATTALRRSGFTDQTLLAQYPHQWKITTTPMTTLKYPSIRGELKVSKGNTFVTTDRFYGMVPQFTEPVNGEYSRTELMKYLALLDQDTSSNLFAADAYWQGKKLHPLAMGVLIADEIGATNYKQIFLSRMKTILEDWYTYTEGEPANFFYYEDEWGTVYYKFSEFGANSGITDHHFTYGYYVFASAVLAMYDEEFYEDYKDMVDLLIRDYGNPSSEDPLFPRFRSFDPYSGHSWAGGYADNANGNNQEAAGESLFGWVGQYLWSVLTENDDFRDAAIYGFTTELKAIEQYWFNYDGDNWHPDWKHGSVGQVYGSSYFFGTFFSGEPVHIYGIHWLPTAEWLTSFGFDTTKLDGVYNKFVQDNGGIERDWQHIVWPFQSISQPQTVLAKWNPTVMQQNEVFNAYWFVNSMASLGSRTKDIWATGGHSATVYKKGTQYRALVWNPSSESITVTFRNTGGVTGSTVVAPKSLIKVDPTVMLAPELDNNAGSGPEQPSTSINLALQKTVTASSTEIPFNSNNAVDGNVGTRWASQAGVDSQSLVIDLGSVQSFDRVVIDWETAYAKSYQLQVSQDGSNWNDIHATTTGDGGKDEISLTGTGRYIRLLMTERGTIFGYSLWEIEVWSATGVTTPESELISKDAVVTVSSVEAPFEKQNIVDGNNGTRWASAPGNDDEWAVIDLGQSHHLTELSLNWEAAYGTAYRIYTSQDGLSWNEVYSTTTGLGGVEKIPLTTTGRYIKFQGESRATIYGYSLWEFEVYGYK encoded by the coding sequence ATGAGAATGGTCAAAGTGTTAGATCTAAAGAAGAAGACGATATTTGTGTATGGATTAATCGTTGCTCTAGTCGTAGGTTTATTTGGTCCTGTTCCTATCTCAAAGGCTAATGGAACGTCGTCATTACTTTCTATGAACCGTAGCGCATATGCTTCATCTACTGAAGGAGGTCTTTCTCCACAGTTAGCAGTAGATGGTAATTTAAACTCAAGGTGGTCTAGTAGTTGGGGAGTAGATCCACAATGGATTTATATTGATCTAGGAGCAGCAGCTACGATTGACCGTGTAGCATTGCATTGGGAAAATTCATATGCGACTGCTTATCAAATTCAAGTTTCCAATGATGAATATAGTTGGACTACAATATATGCCACAGAAGATGGTGATGGTGGTATAGACGATATTACACTATCGGGTCAAGGACGTTATGTGCGTATGCTTGGGTTAGAAAGAAATATGCAAGCTTATGGCTATTCTTTATTTGAATTCTCTATTTATGGTACGGGAGGAATTAGTGAGCCAATTAGAGAGTTAGGGCCGAATCTAGCATTAAATGCACCTGCATTTTCTTCTTCTGTAGAAGAGGCTTGGTATATTCCAATTGGTAGCGTGAATCCGAATAAAGTAGTGGACGGTGATCCGAATACACGTTGGGGATCTATTCATGAAGATAAAGAATGGATTTATGTAGATTTGGGTTCAATTAAGCAAATAGGTACGGTGATATTGAACTGGGAGGCTGCCGGTGGCCGCGCGTATGATCTTCAAGTTTCGAATGATGCGAACAATTGGACAACGGTCTACCGTGAGCAACGTGGCAATGGAAGTATAGATGAAGTGCCGCTTTATGTAAGCGCTCGCTATATTAAAATGCAAGGTATTGCAAGACTAACGAGTTGGGGATATTCACTTCGAGAGTTTGAAGTGTATGAATACCAGGCAGGAAATCCAAAGCCGAGTCATCAAATTGATCCATTACCAACACCGCAAAAAGTAAATCTTGGCGGCGGGAGCTATTTGACGAATCAGATTGAGATGCCTCATCCGAAAATACCAGAATATAAAGATGAGTCAATCACTGGGCCGATTGCTAGTAATGACTGGTGGCAATCACTCCTCATTAGTCCATTCGGAGATGCTATCATAACGTTGCCGCTCAAATCACAGTTTTCTAAGCAAGGACTAGGAGTTCTTAATCCTGGAGCGGGTTGGATTAATCAAGATGGAAGCGCTGTCACAGCAAGTGGAGCACCTGATTTATATGTTATGGCAAATCATATTAATGCTGCAAAGATGTCTAATCGTGTAAGCGGATATAGTGATTTTGCTGTTGATACTGTGCTAAGCGATGATACAACAGATAAATTGAAAATAACTTTTGTGAAAGGTTCTCCTTATTTATATGGAAAAGTTAGCGACGCTAACGCATTAGAAATTTACTCTTCGAATATAACAAAGATCTATGATCAAAATGGGGCAACGATACTACTGCAAGATGGTAATACCGTTGTGACGGATCGAATTGGAATTGAAATAACGAACTACGAAGAGCCAGTGAATAGCGCGGCTGTAAAACGTTATTATGGACTATTTCTACCGGCAGGTAGCACAATCATGAAAGCTGGCGGTAAGCTGAAAATACAGTTAGGTAATAATGATCAATATTTCTCACTTGCGGCGATGCCATCTGAGGGAGACCTTCAAACATTTTACGAACATGGTTATGCACATGTTGTAGACACCAACGTTACATACAGCTATGACGAAGAAACCTCAATTATCGAAACACAATTTAATGCCACTACAGCACTTAGAAGATCGGGATTTACCGATCAAACCCTACTCGCACAATACCCACATCAATGGAAAATTACAACGACACCAATGACTACTCTAAAATATCCCTCTATTCGAGGAGAATTGAAAGTTAGTAAAGGCAATACATTTGTAACAACTGATCGTTTCTATGGCATGGTGCCGCAGTTTACTGAGCCAGTAAATGGAGAATATTCGAGAACGGAGTTAATGAAATATTTAGCGCTGTTAGATCAGGACACTAGTTCTAACTTATTTGCAGCTGATGCTTATTGGCAAGGGAAAAAGCTACATCCACTTGCAATGGGTGTATTGATTGCCGATGAGATTGGGGCAACAAATTATAAACAGATTTTCCTAAGTCGTATGAAAACAATTCTTGAAGATTGGTATACCTATACGGAAGGTGAGCCCGCTAATTTCTTCTACTACGAGGATGAATGGGGAACAGTGTATTACAAATTTAGTGAATTTGGAGCTAACAGCGGAATAACTGATCATCATTTTACGTATGGCTACTATGTATTTGCTTCGGCAGTACTAGCAATGTACGACGAAGAGTTTTATGAAGATTATAAGGATATGGTCGATCTATTAATTCGTGACTATGGTAATCCATCGAGCGAAGATCCTTTATTTCCACGATTCAGAAGTTTTGATCCGTATTCAGGACATTCGTGGGCAGGTGGCTACGCAGATAATGCTAACGGTAACAATCAAGAAGCAGCGGGTGAATCTTTATTTGGTTGGGTAGGTCAATATTTGTGGTCAGTATTGACGGAGAACGATGATTTCCGTGATGCGGCGATCTATGGATTTACAACCGAACTGAAAGCTATTGAACAATATTGGTTCAATTATGATGGCGACAATTGGCATCCAGACTGGAAGCATGGCTCAGTTGGTCAAGTTTATGGTTCATCTTATTTCTTCGGAACCTTCTTTAGTGGCGAACCTGTTCATATTTATGGGATTCACTGGTTACCTACAGCGGAATGGTTAACAAGTTTTGGTTTCGATACGACAAAGTTAGATGGAGTCTATAACAAGTTCGTACAGGATAATGGTGGTATTGAACGAGATTGGCAACATATTGTGTGGCCGTTCCAATCTATTAGTCAACCACAGACTGTGCTAGCAAAATGGAATCCTACTGTCATGCAGCAGAATGAAGTATTTAATGCATACTGGTTCGTTAACAGTATGGCGAGTCTTGGTTCGCGTACGAAAGATATATGGGCAACTGGTGGACATAGTGCAACCGTTTACAAGAAAGGAACGCAATATCGGGCACTTGTATGGAATCCTTCTAGTGAAAGTATAACGGTTACTTTCCGTAATACTGGAGGCGTGACTGGAAGTACGGTAGTGGCTCCTAAGTCACTAATAAAAGTAGATCCTACCGTGATGTTAGCACCTGAACTTGATAACAATGCAGGTTCTGGACCAGAGCAACCATCAACTTCTATTAATCTCGCGCTTCAAAAGACGGTGACCGCATCCTCTACCGAAATACCTTTCAATAGTAATAATGCAGTAGATGGCAATGTAGGAACGCGTTGGGCTTCGCAAGCAGGTGTTGATTCACAATCATTGGTTATCGATCTAGGATCGGTACAATCATTCGATCGAGTGGTAATAGATTGGGAGACTGCCTATGCGAAGAGCTATCAACTGCAAGTATCACAAGATGGGTCGAACTGGAATGATATTCATGCAACGACGACAGGAGATGGTGGGAAAGATGAAATTTCACTTACTGGAACAGGTCGTTATATACGTCTACTAATGACCGAACGTGGTACGATTTTTGGTTACTCACTTTGGGAGATTGAGGTATGGAGTGCCACTGGGGTCACTACACCAGAAAGTGAATTAATTTCTAAGGATGCAGTAGTAACGGTATCTTCTGTAGAAGCTCCTTTCGAGAAGCAGAATATTGTCGATGGAAATAACGGAACGCGCTGGGCATCCGCACCTGGTAACGATGATGAGTGGGCTGTGATTGATTTAGGTCAATCACATCACCTTACAGAGTTAAGCTTGAATTGGGAAGCGGCTTATGGGACTGCATACCGAATCTATACGTCACAAGATGGCTTGAGCTGGAATGAAGTATATTCGACAACGACAGGACTTGGCGGAGTAGAAAAGATTCCGCTAACAACGACAGGCAGATATATCAAATTCCAAGGGGAGTCGCGAGCAACAATATATGGATACTCCTTATGGGAGTTTGAGGTTTACGGATACAAATAA